Genomic window (Gelria sp. Kuro-4):
TTTTCCCCCGGACTCAGTGTTACTTCTGGGACCGGCTTTCTTTCCGCGCCTGCTGGCCGGCGGGCTGAGCATACTGGCCGCCGCACTGATCGGGATGGCGCTGGCCGGTAGATCCTCCTCCACAGGACCAGAGTTTGACTTCGCCGGCGGCGGCATGCGGCGGGCGCTCCTGGCGCTGGTGGGAGCCGGAGTTTATACGCTGCTCTTGCCCGGTTTGGGTTTTGTTCCGGCCAGCATCCTCTTCCTCATCTATCTGATGGTCTTGCTGCAGCTGAAAAATTACGTGAAGGTGCTCGGCGTTTCCATCGCGGTGACAGCGGCCGTGTTCTTCGTGTTCCATACAGTGCTTAAAATCGCGTTGCCCCTGGGGCTCCTGGCGCGCTAGTTGGGGGGAGGTAAAGATGGACTTTGATCTTCTCTGCCGGGGCTTTCTTCAGGTCTTTCACGTGAGCAACCTCTTGGTGGTGCTTCTTGGGGTGGTCGGCGGGGTTGTCGTCGGGGCCTTGCCGGGTCTGACCGCAACCATGGGCGTGGCGCTCTTGGTGCCTTTTACCTTCGGCCGGCCGGTGTTACAGTCCATGGTGATGTTGCTGGGGATCTTCTGCGGCGCCATCTACGGCGGCTCCATCTCCGCCATTCTCATCCATACTCCCGGCACCCCGGCCGCCGCGGCGACGGTTCTCGACGGCTACCCGCTGGCTTTGCAGGGCAAAGCAGGGAAGGCGATACGCATGTCCACTGTGGCCTCCGGCATCGGAGGAATGTGCGGCGCCTTGATCATGACCTTCCTCTCACCCCCGATTTCCCGGGCGGCACTCGCTTTCAGCGCTCCGGAGTACTTCGCCCTGGCGGTTTTCGGGCTCAGTATCATCATCTCGGTATCGGGCAGGTCCTTGGTGAAAGGACTCATCGCGGGCCTCTTCGGCCTGCTGCTTTCTACCGTTGGTCTGGATCCCACCTCCGGGTACCCGCGTTTCACCTTCGGTTCGATGGATCTTTACGGCGGGCCTGCCTTTATCCCCACCCTGATCGGCCTTTTCGCGTTATCTGAGGTCTTTCTCAATATCGAGACGCTCTTCAAAGCGCAAGAGGTCGGCGGCAGGCTCACCGACATGTCGCTCAGCCTCAAGGAACTCTCCCCCTGCCTCAAGACGATCTTCCGCTCCACTATTTTAGGCACCTTTATCGGCGCCGTCCCGGGAGCCGGGTCGGACATCGCCGCTTTTGTCGGTTACAGTGAGGCCAAGCGTGACTCCAAGCATCCGGAGCTTTTCGGCACCGGCACTCTCGAAGGGGTTGCCGCCGCAGAAGCGGCGAACAACGCCTGCACCGGCGGGGCCATGATTCCGATGCTCAGCCTGGGGGTGCCCGGGGACGCGGTAACGGCCGTCTTGCTGGGGGCACTCATTTTACAGGGGCTGCAGCCGGGGCCGATGCTGTTCCGCGAGCACCTGGATCTTGTGTACGGCATTTTCGCCGGCATGATACTGGCGAACCTGGTTATGTTTCTTGTCGGGATGTTCGGCGCCCGCTACGTGGCCCAGATCATCAACGTGGACAGAAGGATTTTACTGCCGGTTATATTCCTGCTTTCCCTCGTCGGCTCTTTTGCCATGCGCAACAGCTTGTTCGACGTTTGGCTGGCCTTGGGGTTTGGTATTCTGGGTTACTTGATGTCCAAGTACAACTTCCCGGCTTCGCCCATCTTGCTTGCACTGATCCTTGGCCCCATGGCGGAAAGCAACCTGCGGCGAACCCTGATCATGTCCCAAGGCGATTGGCGGGTCTTTGGGACGCGCCCCATCAGTCTCGTCATGCTGGGGCTGGCCCTTGTTTCCGTTGTTACCACCCTCATTAAGGAACAGCGCGCCCGGGCAGCCCTGAAGCAGGCCGGACTCCGGCTTCAGTGACCGGGCATGTGGGCAATTATTCCAGCCGTCGCGTGCCCGCCGCCAAGAAAATACCGGGACGACAGGCACCCACCACATGCCGCTGCACATAACAACGGATACGCCGCTACGCCTTATTGTCTGCTGACGGCCGTTGCTTCCTTGACCTTCTGCAAGATCCTACTTACCTGCTTCTTCCTTTCTTCATTAAGCGAACCGGCGGACTGGCGGACAAACGATTCTATGCCAACGCCCCGCTGCTTACATGCTTCTTTAATGACGCCAATGGGAGGATTATCCAAGGCATAGACCTCAAGCAGCGGAAGCAGGGTTCTGTGCCACTTCAGGCTCTCGGCCGGATTCCCCTTAACAAAGCTCTCATAGAGCCCTACGGTAACTTCTGGATAGAAGTTGGCTGTTCCTGGAATGGCTCCATCCCCGCCCATGGCCAGGGTATTGAACAGATGGTCATCGAAGCCGACCAACACCGAGAACTCCGGCTTAACGGCCTTAACCTCCAAGATTAACTGGCGGACATAGGTTATGCTGTCTACGCTCGCCTTTATGCCTACGATATTTGCGAAGTCGGTCGCCAGGCGCTTCACAAGTTGGGGCGACATTTGTTGGCCCGTCAGGGCGGGAAAATGATAGATAAGCACAGGAATGTCAACGGCTTGGGCAATGGCCGCAAAATAGTCGTACAGGTTCTCCTCGGTAAGGCCCCAGTAGTAAGGAGTTACAACCAGTACACCATCCGCTCCAACGTCCTTGGCATGCCGGGTCAGGTCGATCGCTTCGCGTGTGTTGCAGCTTCCCGTGCCGACCAGCAAAGGAACTCTCCCGTTGATGTACTTTGCGGCGAACTCGCTGAAGGATTTTCTTTCTTGGGCGTCGAGGCGGCTGAATTCACCCATGCTGCCGAGAATAAAGATGCCGTGTACCCTGCTGCCGATGAGGAAATCAATGAGCTTTTCATTGCCTTCCCAGTCAAAAGTTCCATCCTCTTTGAAAGCCGTCAGCATTGGCGGTATAACCCCATGGAATCTCGTGCCGGACATCAATTCACGCTCCTTATCTTAATGAAACACTTGTTTTATGGATAACCGACCCCCTGCCCCTCTTAAAGGAGGGGCAGGGGTGCTCTTTTGGCGGCCACTTTTTATTGGGTCGGTCCGATGCGATTGATGCCAAAATCGCCGAAACCCAATTGCTCAGCTTTGGTCAGTTTTCCCCGGCATACTTCTACAAGCTCGGCAAAGATCCTCTCCCCTACTTCGCGAACCGTGCTCGTCCCCTCGATAATCCCGGCAGCACTGATGTCGATGTTGTCCTCCATCGTCCGGCAGGTGTTGCCGTTGCCGCACACCTTAATTGTCGGTGCGATGGGGCAGGCCGTGGGCGTGCCGCGTCCAGTGGTGAACACAATTATCTGTGCCCCGCCCGCAGCCATGCCGGTGATGGATTCGATGTCGTTACCGGGTGTGTCCATAATGACAAGGCCTTTCTTCGTCGGCTTGTAGGCGTATTCAATGACCTCCTGGACCGGGGCCAAACCGGCTTTGTGGACGCAACCCAGGGATTTTTCCTCCAGGGTGGAGAGCCCGCCTTTTTTGTTGCCTGGTGACGGATTCGCCAGGCGGATGTCTTCTCCCATGCGAAAGGCACTTTCTTCTGCCCGCTTGACGATCTCAATGACCCGCTTTGCCACTTCCGGGCTGACCGCCCGCTCCGCCAGCAAATGCTCGGCGCCTATCAATTCCTGGGTTTCAGAGAGTATGGCCGTACCGCCGTGTTCCACCAGCAGATCACTGGCCACACCGACCGCCGGATTCGCCGCAATGCCTGATGTTGTGTCCGACCCGCCACATTCCAAACCGAGGATAATCTCGGACAGGTCATGTTCTTCCTTTTCCTGCAGTGACAAGTCGGCCAGCATCTTGCGCCCGATCCTAACGCCTTCACTTACGGCGTTGATCGTTCCACCCGCCTCTTGTATGACAATGCAGGCCACCGGTTTACCTGACTTTGCGATGCCTGCGGCAACTTCCTGGGGCTGAACATTTTCGCACCCTAAACCGACAACGATGCAGGCTCCGACGTTGGGGTTGGTACCAAAGCCGACCAACGTTCTCTTTGTTTGTTCGCCATCGATGGGAAACTGCGAGCAGCCGTGCTGGTGGGTGATACCCACCGCTCCCGGAAGTTGCTGGGCAATCCTTTGTACCGTGTTGTTTGCGCAGACGACCGACGGTATTATGAGTAAGTAATTCCTAATACCTACCGTACCGTCCGGCCGGGTATAACCTTTAAATTTCACCTTACATCCTCCTTCGCCGCCGTGTCTCCTCTTCCCCGGATGCCTTCAATGTTGTGATCGTGAACATGGGCGCCCTTTCTTATCTTTCGACTTGCTTTACCGATCGTCTGGCCGTACTTGATAACCTTGTCCGCTG
Coding sequences:
- a CDS encoding tripartite tricarboxylate transporter TctB family protein, coding for MKKPDIAAGFLALALATYVFFETAHFPPDSVLLLGPAFFPRLLAGGLSILAAALIGMALAGRSSSTGPEFDFAGGGMRRALLALVGAGVYTLLLPGLGFVPASILFLIYLMVLLQLKNYVKVLGVSIAVTAAVFFVFHTVLKIALPLGLLAR
- a CDS encoding tripartite tricarboxylate transporter permease, with the translated sequence MDFDLLCRGFLQVFHVSNLLVVLLGVVGGVVVGALPGLTATMGVALLVPFTFGRPVLQSMVMLLGIFCGAIYGGSISAILIHTPGTPAAAATVLDGYPLALQGKAGKAIRMSTVASGIGGMCGALIMTFLSPPISRAALAFSAPEYFALAVFGLSIIISVSGRSLVKGLIAGLFGLLLSTVGLDPTSGYPRFTFGSMDLYGGPAFIPTLIGLFALSEVFLNIETLFKAQEVGGRLTDMSLSLKELSPCLKTIFRSTILGTFIGAVPGAGSDIAAFVGYSEAKRDSKHPELFGTGTLEGVAAAEAANNACTGGAMIPMLSLGVPGDAVTAVLLGALILQGLQPGPMLFREHLDLVYGIFAGMILANLVMFLVGMFGARYVAQIINVDRRILLPVIFLLSLVGSFAMRNSLFDVWLALGFGILGYLMSKYNFPASPILLALILGPMAESNLRRTLIMSQGDWRVFGTRPISLVMLGLALVSVVTTLIKEQRARAALKQAGLRLQ
- a CDS encoding dihydrodipicolinate synthase family protein; the encoded protein is MSGTRFHGVIPPMLTAFKEDGTFDWEGNEKLIDFLIGSRVHGIFILGSMGEFSRLDAQERKSFSEFAAKYINGRVPLLVGTGSCNTREAIDLTRHAKDVGADGVLVVTPYYWGLTEENLYDYFAAIAQAVDIPVLIYHFPALTGQQMSPQLVKRLATDFANIVGIKASVDSITYVRQLILEVKAVKPEFSVLVGFDDHLFNTLAMGGDGAIPGTANFYPEVTVGLYESFVKGNPAESLKWHRTLLPLLEVYALDNPPIGVIKEACKQRGVGIESFVRQSAGSLNEERKKQVSRILQKVKEATAVSRQ
- a CDS encoding UxaA family hydrolase, which encodes MKFKGYTRPDGTVGIRNYLLIIPSVVCANNTVQRIAQQLPGAVGITHQHGCSQFPIDGEQTKRTLVGFGTNPNVGACIVVGLGCENVQPQEVAAGIAKSGKPVACIVIQEAGGTINAVSEGVRIGRKMLADLSLQEKEEHDLSEIILGLECGGSDTTSGIAANPAVGVASDLLVEHGGTAILSETQELIGAEHLLAERAVSPEVAKRVIEIVKRAEESAFRMGEDIRLANPSPGNKKGGLSTLEEKSLGCVHKAGLAPVQEVIEYAYKPTKKGLVIMDTPGNDIESITGMAAGGAQIIVFTTGRGTPTACPIAPTIKVCGNGNTCRTMEDNIDISAAGIIEGTSTVREVGERIFAELVEVCRGKLTKAEQLGFGDFGINRIGPTQ